A single Paenibacillus kribbensis DNA region contains:
- a CDS encoding methyl-accepting chemotaxis protein: MNLTIKAKMILSALLIPGVIAAMLLTNYILSVHSENEYKDILNREETIAYNSKSLQFLLNGISNDERGYLLTRDEQYGREIDNKQSEIVKLLQQTEALLGTGSEDMKKKMADLKTGINGYMNQVHSLMNTAGYRSTRSTFPPFSDLLGDFENERVLRKQLDVKMLAFVKAQDDMVTVKVQQAHQTMTNTTLITSIVGLLIIIYSIAQSIILIRSIRPLHHMNEQLLEMSKGGGDLRGRLDIMSKDEIGMIASSYNKLIEGFRNIIVDAQDTARTLSVTAERVSVNTGEMNQANRHTSGIMEELASGMEHQVDDIARTTDTVKELAHELEHIAVTSQQVYELSDTVTKEAAAGEQSIGQAMRQMVKVSESVDSSAQAVRLLSEQAEQIGMIGSVITGIAKQTGMLALNASIEAARAGEQGKGFAVVASEVRRLAEQVTVSAAEITHFVQNIQDHVGNVSSSMEAGTVEVQSGVKVMQSAETAFRQIGSSIHQVSEQIHGVNRSVEQMSGSSERMVEAVERIREVAERSAGGTQSVSAAAEEQQASMEEIASSIHTLADMSQLLNARVGGFKV; this comes from the coding sequence ATGAATTTAACAATTAAGGCCAAAATGATTCTTAGCGCGCTGCTAATTCCAGGTGTGATTGCGGCCATGCTGCTGACAAATTACATCTTAAGCGTACATAGCGAGAACGAGTACAAGGATATTTTGAACCGTGAGGAGACGATTGCGTATAACTCAAAGTCGCTTCAATTTTTGCTGAACGGGATATCCAATGATGAACGGGGATATTTACTGACTCGGGACGAGCAGTACGGGCGAGAGATCGACAACAAACAGAGTGAAATTGTAAAGCTGCTGCAGCAGACGGAAGCTTTGCTGGGTACAGGCAGTGAGGATATGAAGAAAAAGATGGCTGATCTCAAGACAGGGATCAATGGCTATATGAACCAGGTTCATAGCTTAATGAACACAGCGGGGTATCGGAGTACAAGAAGCACGTTCCCGCCGTTTTCCGATTTGCTGGGTGATTTTGAAAATGAACGGGTTCTGCGCAAGCAGCTTGATGTTAAGATGTTAGCCTTCGTCAAGGCTCAAGATGACATGGTGACCGTGAAAGTGCAACAGGCACATCAAACGATGACCAACACGACCTTGATCACGAGTATTGTAGGACTTCTTATTATTATTTACAGTATTGCTCAATCTATCATTTTGATTCGTTCCATTCGACCGTTGCACCATATGAACGAGCAGTTGCTGGAAATGTCAAAAGGCGGAGGAGATTTGCGCGGCCGACTTGATATTATGTCCAAAGACGAGATCGGTATGATTGCCAGCTCTTACAATAAGCTGATCGAGGGATTTCGCAATATTATAGTGGATGCCCAGGATACGGCGCGTACATTATCCGTCACCGCTGAGCGGGTTAGCGTAAATACCGGGGAAATGAACCAGGCCAATCGTCATACTTCCGGGATCATGGAAGAGCTTGCGTCTGGTATGGAGCATCAGGTCGATGATATTGCACGAACCACAGATACCGTGAAGGAGCTTGCCCATGAACTGGAGCATATTGCAGTGACAAGCCAGCAGGTGTACGAGCTGTCTGATACGGTTACTAAAGAAGCGGCAGCGGGGGAACAATCGATAGGTCAGGCCATGCGTCAAATGGTAAAAGTCAGCGAAAGTGTAGACAGCTCTGCACAAGCTGTACGTTTGCTCAGTGAACAGGCCGAGCAGATTGGAATGATCGGCTCCGTCATTACCGGAATTGCCAAGCAGACAGGAATGCTTGCGCTTAACGCGTCCATTGAAGCGGCAAGAGCGGGAGAGCAGGGCAAAGGCTTTGCTGTGGTTGCCTCAGAGGTAAGAAGATTGGCCGAGCAGGTAACGGTCTCGGCAGCGGAAATCACACATTTTGTGCAAAATATTCAGGATCATGTCGGGAATGTGTCATCAAGTATGGAGGCCGGGACAGTTGAAGTGCAGTCCGGTGTAAAGGTCATGCAATCCGCTGAAACAGCATTTCGTCAGATTGGAAGCTCCATTCACCAGGTCAGCGAACAGATTCACGGTGTAAATCGGTCAGTGGAGCAGATGTCGGGCAGCTCAGAACGGATGGTAGAAGCCGTAGAACGCATCCGCGAGGTTGCGGAGCGGTCGGCAGGGGGAACGCAGAGCGTCAGCGCAGCGGCTGAGGAGCAGCAGGCTTCCATGGAGGAAATTGCATCATCCATTCACACGCTGGCGGATATGTCGCAGCTCCTGAATGCAAGGGTCGGAGGATTTAAGGTATAG
- a CDS encoding serine hydrolase domain-containing protein, producing the protein MKSLELTSLIHELHELETRSCLIEQQGKMILEYYREPATTSELYKINSCTKSVLSALVSIAIDQQIVPQSDTPILEFFPRLAEDSDPQKREITIEHLLTMSAGFNWTEFGGQNSFPTMSKTSDWVQFVLSQPLSDLPGTRMEYSSGCSQLLATILRHACGQTVAEFAEQQLFQPLGIESYYWETDPQGTHTGGFGLHLKPMDMLKFGRLYLNEGGWDGRQLIQKETVRYSTRPFLPAVKPQKAFYGWHWWTSSFLEDTGLDKTAKSTETQYYYALGFGGQYIVVVPSYDMVVVVTADKFKKKRTPVDIFRQYIVPLLLQQA; encoded by the coding sequence ATGAAAAGTTTGGAGCTTACTTCGCTTATTCACGAGCTTCACGAGCTGGAAACCCGTAGTTGCCTGATTGAGCAACAGGGGAAGATGATATTGGAATACTATCGTGAGCCTGCAACCACAAGCGAACTCTATAAAATAAATTCCTGTACTAAAAGCGTATTGTCGGCATTAGTCAGTATCGCCATCGACCAGCAAATCGTACCCCAATCGGATACGCCGATCCTCGAATTTTTCCCGAGACTGGCTGAAGACAGTGACCCTCAAAAGCGTGAAATTACGATTGAGCATCTACTAACGATGTCAGCAGGCTTTAACTGGACGGAATTTGGCGGACAAAATTCTTTTCCGACCATGAGCAAAACGTCTGATTGGGTACAATTTGTACTTTCGCAGCCATTATCAGATCTACCGGGTACACGAATGGAGTACAGTTCTGGCTGTTCCCAGCTTTTGGCCACCATACTGCGTCATGCTTGCGGACAAACAGTAGCTGAATTCGCCGAGCAGCAATTATTCCAACCACTCGGTATCGAAAGCTATTATTGGGAAACCGACCCTCAAGGCACTCATACTGGAGGCTTCGGGCTACATCTCAAGCCGATGGACATGCTCAAATTCGGACGGCTTTATCTGAACGAAGGAGGCTGGGACGGACGCCAGCTCATCCAAAAGGAGACGGTCCGTTACTCCACTCGTCCGTTCCTTCCGGCCGTCAAACCACAAAAAGCATTTTACGGCTGGCACTGGTGGACCTCTTCCTTTTTGGAGGATACAGGTTTAGACAAAACAGCAAAAAGCACTGAAACGCAATATTATTACGCACTCGGCTTTGGTGGTCAATATATCGTTGTCGTCCCGTCATATGATATGGTAGTTGTCGTTACTGCCGATAAATTCAAAAAGAAACGAACCCCTGTGGATATTTTCCGGCAGTATATTGTACCGCTGCTGCTCCAGCAAGCATAG
- the yicI gene encoding alpha-xylosidase, producing the protein MKFTDGYWLVRKGYEIQNPAEIRDIVTDDASMTVYAATHRIEHKGDTLNGALLKVTYSSPMPNVIRVRLNHHKGRVHHGPDFEIHTLPTEVDIAVDENAAVLKSGDLSVRVGRGKSWDVGFYVGDRKITGSGHRGPGYITDPQEQPFFREQLELGIGEYIYGLGERFTPFVKNGQVVDIWNEDGGTSSEQAYKNIPFYLSNKGYGVFVNHPEKVSYEIASENVSKVQFSVAGESLEYFIIGGANPKEVLDNYTKLTGKPALPPAWTFGLWLTTSFTTDYDEATVNHFVDGMAERDLPLSVFHFDCFWMKEYQWCDFQWDQDMFPDPEGMLQRLKAKGLKICAWINPYIAEKSILFDEGMENGYLVKTADGSVWQWDMWQAGMALVDFTNPAAVAWYQDKLKGLLDQGVDCFKTDFGERIPTDVVYCDGSDPIKMHNYYTHLYNKAVFDVLEEKLGKNEAALFARSATAGGQQFPVHWGGDCSSTYESMAESLRGGLSLGLSGFGFWSHDISGFELTAAPDVYKRWVQFGLLSSHSRLHGNESYRVPWLFDEESVDVVRSFTKLKCSLMPYLYSSAVESSVKGLPMMRAMVLEFPQDPTCATLDLQYMLGDSILVAPIFNKVGDVQYYVPEGQWTNLLTNESVTGGRWVNEHHDFTTLPVLVKPNTLLAIGHEDSRPDYDYAEQVSLHLFELGEGQQARTVIVNTSGQEELTVTASRKGSIITAKAEGAVKPWSLVLRGIHGAVQVEGGSSRTGEQGVIITPASSGQQELIIHLG; encoded by the coding sequence ATGAAATTTACAGATGGCTATTGGTTGGTTCGCAAGGGCTATGAAATACAAAATCCTGCTGAAATCCGTGATATTGTGACGGACGATGCTTCCATGACGGTATACGCGGCGACCCACCGGATCGAGCATAAAGGAGATACACTGAATGGAGCATTGCTGAAAGTAACCTACAGCTCGCCTATGCCGAATGTCATTCGGGTGCGTCTGAACCACCATAAAGGACGGGTCCATCATGGACCCGATTTTGAGATTCATACCTTGCCGACAGAAGTGGACATTGCGGTCGATGAGAACGCAGCAGTGCTGAAAAGCGGCGACTTGAGCGTGCGGGTCGGGCGTGGCAAGAGCTGGGACGTAGGCTTTTATGTGGGGGATCGCAAAATCACAGGCAGTGGACATCGAGGACCTGGCTATATTACAGACCCGCAGGAGCAGCCTTTTTTCCGGGAACAGCTGGAACTGGGAATCGGGGAGTATATATACGGCCTTGGGGAGCGGTTCACTCCGTTTGTGAAAAACGGACAAGTGGTCGATATATGGAATGAAGACGGCGGCACGAGCAGTGAGCAGGCGTACAAAAATATCCCATTTTATCTGTCCAACAAAGGGTATGGTGTGTTCGTCAACCACCCTGAAAAGGTATCGTATGAGATCGCATCGGAAAATGTTTCGAAGGTACAGTTTAGCGTCGCCGGCGAATCGTTGGAGTATTTTATTATTGGCGGAGCCAATCCTAAAGAGGTGCTGGATAATTACACCAAGCTGACGGGGAAACCCGCGTTGCCGCCAGCCTGGACCTTTGGTTTGTGGCTGACGACTTCGTTCACGACAGATTATGATGAAGCGACAGTGAATCATTTTGTAGACGGAATGGCTGAGCGGGATTTGCCGCTCTCGGTCTTCCATTTTGACTGCTTCTGGATGAAGGAATACCAATGGTGCGATTTTCAGTGGGATCAAGATATGTTCCCAGACCCGGAAGGCATGCTGCAACGATTGAAAGCGAAGGGCCTCAAAATTTGTGCATGGATCAACCCGTATATTGCAGAAAAATCCATTTTGTTCGATGAAGGCATGGAGAACGGCTATCTGGTCAAAACCGCTGATGGCAGCGTGTGGCAATGGGATATGTGGCAGGCGGGAATGGCGCTGGTTGACTTCACGAACCCGGCTGCAGTGGCCTGGTATCAGGATAAGCTGAAGGGGCTGCTGGATCAGGGCGTGGATTGCTTCAAAACCGACTTTGGCGAGCGTATTCCTACAGATGTGGTTTATTGTGATGGCTCCGATCCGATAAAAATGCATAACTATTATACACATTTGTACAACAAGGCTGTTTTTGATGTACTGGAGGAAAAACTGGGTAAAAATGAAGCGGCGTTATTTGCGCGTTCTGCTACAGCCGGGGGACAACAATTTCCGGTTCACTGGGGCGGCGACTGCTCGTCGACATATGAGTCGATGGCAGAATCACTGCGGGGCGGCCTATCGCTTGGCTTGAGCGGCTTTGGCTTCTGGAGCCATGACATTAGCGGCTTTGAGCTAACGGCTGCGCCGGACGTGTACAAACGGTGGGTACAGTTTGGACTTTTGTCCTCCCATAGCCGTCTGCACGGGAATGAGTCATACCGCGTGCCTTGGCTGTTCGATGAAGAATCGGTAGACGTAGTGCGTAGCTTTACCAAACTCAAATGCTCGCTGATGCCGTACCTGTACTCGTCGGCTGTGGAATCCTCGGTGAAGGGATTGCCGATGATGCGGGCTATGGTACTGGAGTTCCCGCAGGACCCAACCTGTGCAACGCTGGACCTGCAATACATGCTGGGAGATTCTATCCTGGTGGCCCCGATCTTTAATAAAGTAGGGGACGTACAGTATTACGTACCAGAGGGTCAGTGGACCAACTTATTGACAAATGAAAGCGTAACAGGTGGGCGCTGGGTCAACGAGCATCACGATTTTACAACCCTGCCTGTACTTGTAAAGCCGAATACGCTGCTCGCGATCGGTCATGAGGACAGCCGCCCGGATTATGATTACGCGGAGCAAGTGTCACTCCATTTGTTTGAGCTCGGTGAAGGCCAGCAGGCTCGGACCGTTATCGTAAATACGTCAGGTCAGGAAGAACTGACGGTCACTGCCAGCCGCAAGGGTTCGATCATTACGGCAAAGGCAGAGGGTGCTGTTAAGCCTTGGTCGTTAGTTCTACGTGGAATCCACGGGGCTGTTCAAGTGGAAGGCGGCAGCAGCCGAACGGGGGAGCAGGGGGTAATCATTACACCCGCCTCCAGCGGACAGCAGGAGCTTATTATTCACTTGGGCTAG
- a CDS encoding AraC family transcriptional regulator, whose protein sequence is MKREMLRENRIHGNPMYPVSVYPSVEQLNGNSVLESHWHEEMEFILVEQGSAVFQTDMMYTEVCEGEALFVNSGELHAGYLKKSPRCVFSAVVFHPNLLHSRTQDTVQTQFIDPLISKKLVPPAHIRGVKPWEQEVLTALRRIITSHEQNTPARELTTKAQLYSMIASLYPHMRPANGEDVIMAGQRSKVERIKKALAYINTHAHEPIRLREIADEIGMSEGHFCRFFKQMVQKSPVEYINYHRVQKACRLLEQSDRKVVDIALDVGFDNLSYFIATFKKWNGLTPSQYRKQHETDQTFTVAPYVTDMNEASAKR, encoded by the coding sequence TTGAAAAGGGAAATGCTGCGGGAAAACCGGATTCACGGCAATCCCATGTATCCAGTCAGCGTGTATCCGAGCGTAGAGCAGTTGAACGGAAACAGCGTGCTGGAGTCCCATTGGCATGAGGAAATGGAGTTTATTCTCGTGGAACAGGGCAGTGCCGTATTTCAGACGGATATGATGTATACGGAGGTTTGCGAAGGCGAGGCCCTTTTTGTCAATAGTGGCGAGCTTCATGCAGGATATTTGAAAAAAAGTCCCCGCTGCGTATTCTCTGCTGTGGTGTTTCACCCAAACTTGCTGCACAGCCGTACACAGGATACAGTGCAGACGCAGTTCATTGATCCATTGATCAGCAAAAAGCTTGTCCCTCCTGCCCACATTCGTGGTGTAAAGCCTTGGGAGCAGGAGGTGCTGACCGCGTTGCGGCGTATCATCACCAGCCATGAGCAGAATACACCTGCCCGTGAGCTGACGACCAAAGCACAGCTGTACAGCATGATCGCCAGCCTGTATCCACATATGAGACCTGCTAACGGAGAGGACGTCATCATGGCAGGTCAACGCAGCAAGGTTGAACGGATCAAAAAAGCACTGGCGTACATCAACACTCATGCCCATGAACCCATTCGTTTGCGGGAAATCGCTGATGAGATCGGGATGAGTGAGGGACATTTTTGCCGTTTCTTCAAACAAATGGTGCAGAAAAGCCCGGTTGAATATATCAATTATCATCGGGTTCAAAAGGCTTGCAGGCTGCTGGAGCAAAGTGACCGCAAGGTGGTCGATATTGCACTCGACGTAGGCTTCGACAATCTGAGCTATTTTATTGCGACCTTTAAAAAATGGAACGGTCTGACTCCTTCGCAATACCGCAAGCAGCACGAAACAGATCAGACATTTACGGTAGCTCCCTACGTAACAGACATGAATGAAGCCAGCGCAAAAAGGTAA
- a CDS encoding adenine deaminase — MDMKSIFQRPPLADCVPELVATARGERKASLVIRGGTLVNVVSGELLPGMSIAVQGSRIAYVGRDVSHTIGEDTVIIEAEGRYMAPGLLDGHCHIESTQLTVTEFAKAVLPLGVTGGFFDPHEISNVLGLKGLRLMLDEARTTPLAAYMQVASCVPSTGPELETTGASFGPAEVAEALSWGPDMIGLGEVMNFPGVVYGDDVMIGEIQATLRAGKVADGHFTWASDDWRLPVYAAAGITGDHECVTPEDVAERIRLGMYAKMRQGSAWHDVAETIRASTEMGLDTRRMMLVTDDRSAESLLHEGQMDFVVRHAIAQGVKPVTAFQMATLNTAERFGVARDIGSIIPGAIADIILLDGRLAEVNVTATIAAGQLVAEYGQMVADWESFVYPAEVMDTVNLGHELSVADFRIAAPVQEGNVPVRVIRVTENHVDTKEVRMTVPVRGGEVTADPAQDLCKIAVFERHHASGSHAVALVTGVGFTEPAAIAMTVAHDSHNLLVIGNDDELMTQAAKQAVAMRGGVVVVSASGETRFPLPIAGLMSPAPFAEVAAQSESISRALQQAGCMLNNALMTLSLLALVVIPEIRLSDQGLVVIGADGIRKVSLFVEEDAAEA; from the coding sequence ATGGACATGAAGAGTATATTTCAACGCCCGCCGCTGGCGGACTGTGTACCGGAGCTGGTGGCTACAGCTAGAGGAGAGCGCAAGGCATCGCTGGTTATCCGCGGAGGAACGCTGGTGAATGTGGTATCGGGCGAGCTGCTGCCGGGCATGTCTATTGCTGTGCAAGGTTCTCGTATCGCATACGTCGGTCGGGACGTCAGTCATACGATCGGCGAGGACACCGTAATCATTGAAGCGGAAGGCCGCTATATGGCACCGGGATTGCTGGATGGACATTGTCACATCGAAAGCACGCAGCTCACCGTAACGGAGTTCGCGAAGGCTGTACTGCCGCTGGGTGTGACGGGCGGCTTTTTTGACCCGCATGAAATTTCCAATGTGCTTGGTCTAAAAGGGCTTCGTCTAATGCTGGACGAAGCCCGCACGACACCACTGGCTGCTTACATGCAGGTGGCTTCCTGCGTACCGTCCACAGGGCCGGAGCTGGAAACGACAGGTGCCTCCTTCGGCCCGGCGGAAGTCGCAGAGGCGTTAAGCTGGGGCCCGGATATGATCGGGCTCGGCGAAGTCATGAATTTCCCTGGCGTCGTCTATGGAGACGATGTGATGATCGGGGAAATTCAGGCCACGCTGCGCGCGGGCAAGGTAGCGGACGGCCATTTTACATGGGCCTCCGATGATTGGCGGCTGCCGGTGTATGCAGCCGCGGGAATTACGGGCGATCACGAATGTGTCACGCCCGAGGATGTGGCCGAGCGTATCCGGCTCGGCATGTATGCCAAAATGCGGCAGGGCTCCGCATGGCATGATGTGGCCGAGACGATTCGCGCCAGCACGGAAATGGGCCTCGATACGCGCCGCATGATGCTGGTGACGGATGATCGCAGCGCGGAATCCTTGCTCCATGAGGGGCAGATGGATTTTGTCGTGCGTCATGCCATTGCGCAGGGGGTCAAGCCCGTGACCGCGTTCCAGATGGCGACGCTGAATACGGCAGAACGCTTCGGCGTAGCCCGGGACATTGGCTCGATTATTCCGGGGGCGATTGCCGACATTATTTTGCTGGATGGCCGCCTGGCCGAGGTGAACGTGACGGCCACCATTGCAGCAGGGCAGTTGGTAGCCGAGTACGGCCAAATGGTCGCTGACTGGGAGAGCTTCGTGTATCCTGCAGAAGTGATGGACACGGTCAATCTGGGGCACGAGCTGAGTGTTGCGGATTTCCGCATTGCGGCTCCAGTACAGGAGGGGAATGTACCTGTACGGGTGATTCGTGTCACGGAAAATCACGTGGACACGAAGGAAGTACGGATGACCGTTCCGGTCCGCGGAGGCGAAGTCACGGCAGATCCCGCGCAGGATTTGTGCAAAATAGCCGTTTTCGAGCGGCATCACGCCAGTGGCAGCCACGCGGTGGCGCTCGTGACCGGCGTCGGCTTCACCGAGCCGGCCGCGATTGCCATGACCGTGGCGCATGACAGCCACAACCTGCTCGTCATTGGCAATGATGACGAGCTTATGACCCAGGCGGCAAAGCAGGCCGTCGCCATGCGTGGCGGCGTGGTGGTCGTATCGGCCTCGGGCGAGACACGCTTCCCGCTGCCTATCGCGGGGCTGATGTCTCCAGCCCCGTTTGCAGAGGTGGCTGCGCAGTCCGAGAGCATTAGCCGGGCACTTCAGCAAGCCGGCTGCATGCTGAACAACGCGCTGATGACACTGTCACTGCTCGCGCTGGTCGTTATCCCTGAAATCCGCTTGTCGGATCAGGGGCTTGTCGTGATTGGAGCGGATGGGATCCGCAAGGTGTCTCTTTTCGTGGAAGAGGACGCAGCGGAAGCCTGA